From a single Deltaproteobacteria bacterium genomic region:
- the pyrF gene encoding orotidine-5'-phosphate decarboxylase, with product MSGKNIPIEERIIFALDMDSVSEAEMWVKRLESRVRFFKVGLQLFMASWFTVIDMILARDLKVMCDLKFFDIPETVKLAVAELSKRNITFATVHGNRPIVEAAASAKGDMKILAVTVLTSFDEGDMKEMGLTGSVSDMVMRRAKSSIENGCDGVVCSGMEARALRENLGDDFLMVTPGIRPQADAQASVDDQRRIVTAERAIVSGADHIVVGRPISRAKDPLNVVESMQEEIRRGLLAKG from the coding sequence TTGTCCGGAAAAAACATACCGATCGAGGAACGCATCATTTTCGCCCTGGACATGGATTCCGTTTCCGAGGCGGAAATGTGGGTCAAACGGCTTGAATCACGAGTGCGGTTTTTCAAGGTGGGGCTCCAGCTTTTCATGGCGAGCTGGTTTACGGTCATAGACATGATACTGGCCCGCGATCTCAAGGTTATGTGCGACCTGAAATTCTTCGACATCCCGGAGACCGTGAAGCTGGCTGTTGCGGAGCTTAGCAAGCGGAACATCACCTTCGCCACGGTTCACGGCAACAGGCCCATCGTGGAGGCTGCGGCGTCGGCAAAAGGCGACATGAAGATTCTGGCGGTGACGGTGCTCACCAGTTTCGACGAAGGGGACATGAAGGAAATGGGCCTGACCGGAAGCGTCTCCGACATGGTGATGAGGCGGGCCAAAAGCTCGATTGAAAACGGCTGCGACGGCGTGGTCTGCTCAGGCATGGAGGCGCGGGCATTAAGGGAAAACCTGGGCGATGACTTTCTGATGGTCACCCCCGGAATCCGGCCCCAAGCCGACGCCCAAGCCTCGGTGGACGATCAGAGAAGGATAGTGACCGCCGAACGGGCCATTGTCAGCGGGGCCGATCACATAGTGGTGGGCAGGCCCATAAGCCGCGCGAAGGACCCGCTTAATGTCGTGGAATCCATGCAGGAGGAGATAAGAAGGGGTCTTCTCGCCAAGGGCTGA